GTGACTTCACCGGCGACACCGCCCTGGCCATCGCCGACAGCAGGACCGAGAGCAGCACCGCCAGGATGCTCTACGTCCAGCTCACCAGCTCCTACCGGTCGGCGTTCGGCCTGCTCAGCAACCCCTCGCTGATCGGCCGGCAGCTGACCGTGACCGGGACGCTGACCGCGTACTTCTCGCATCCCGGCCTGAAGTCGCCCTCGGCGATGTCGCTGGGCACCACCCCGACGCCCGCGCCCACCCCGTCCGGCAGCACGGACGCCTACTACGCCACCGCCGCCGGCAAGTCCGGGGCGAGCCTCAAGGCCGCGTTGCACACGATCATCTCGACCGGGGTGACGAAGCTGTCCTACGACGCGGTCTGGGACGCGCTCAAGGTCACCGATCAGGACCCGGCCAACTCGTCGAACGTCATCCTCGTCTACTCCGGGCTCAGCCGCGCCAAGTCGCTCAACGGCGGCGACACCGGCGACTGGAACCGCGAGCACGTCTGGGCCAAGTCACACGGCGACTTCGGCACCGCCGCCGGGCCCGGCACCGACCTGCATCACCTGCGACCGGAGGACGTCACGGTCAACGCCCTGCGCGACAACAAGGACTTCGACACCGGGGGCAGCGCGGTCAGCGGCGCCGCCGGCAACTACACCGACGCGGACTCCTGGGAGCCGCGCAACGCGGTGAAGGGCGACGTGGCCCGCATGATCTTCTACATGGCGGTCCGCTACGAGGGCGACGACGGCTGGCCCGATCTGGAGGTCGACGACTCGGTCACCAACGGCACCGATCCCTACCTCGGGCGACTGTCGAAACTGCTGACTTGGAACGCGCAGGACCCGCCGGACACCTTCGAGAAGAACCGCAACCAGGTCATCTACGCGTCCTACCAGCACAACCGCAACCCGTTCATCGACCACCCGGAGTGGGTTTCCGCCATCTTCGGCAGTTGACCGGCCCCTGACCGGATGGCGACAGAACACGTGGGCCGCCGTCCCCGCTTCCTAGCCTGGTGGCTACCGGCGATGGTCCGGTCAGGACCGATGGCGAGGTGACGCCATGGAACTCGAGGTTCCCCGCGTCTGGCTCCGGCTCAGCTTCGAGCTGCAGGTGGATGGGCAGTTCGCGGTCGGCGTCACCGACCACCGCGGCCGGCGTGTCACACCTCCACGGCCGGGTCGCGGGGCGTACGGCTGGGACGACGTCTCGATCCCCGCGACGGAGCTGACGCCGCCACTGGTGCTCCGGCGCCCCACCGCGGTGTGGCGGATATTCCGGGACGCGGTGGGGGCGTTGCCCGACTTCCGTACCGGAAGCTCCTCCCCACCCGCTCTCCCGATCTTCGTGTCGGTCCCCCGGGAACTCGCGCTCATCCGCTCCGACGTGCTGGTGTCGCAGGTTCTGCCGCCGTCGAACGAGCCGCCACGGTGGGTCGCTGTCCACGATCGCCCGGCGTTCGGGCAGGTCGCGCCGTTCGTGCTGCCGCTGACGATCGTCGGTGTTGGCGAGCGAGGCGCCGACGCGCTGCGGCGGGTCGAGCAGACACCCTGGTCCAGTCCGGACGAGTCGCTGCAGGCGCACCTGGCCGACATCACCTGGCTGGACGAGCCCGCCGACGTGATCCGCCGCCAGCCGGAGGGCGACGTCGACGTGCTCGTGCTGGACGCCTACGACGCCCGGGCGCTGACCGCCGCGGGGTCCAGTGCGGGGATACGCGCGGCCATCGTGCTCGGGGCCGGCCCGGCCGCGGCGCACACCGACCCGGAGAGTGTGCTGCCACTGGCCCGCAGCGTGATCACCGTGGCGGGGCCGCCCGACGCCGTCCAGCTCGACATCATCGCTCTGCTGCTGCGAGGCGTGAGCCGCGACCTGCCCCTGCACGAAGCCGTCCGCGAGGCCGCAACCCACCACGACGCGCAGGGTCGCGTGATCGCCCTGTCGGCCTCGCCCGATGCCCTGCACGACCTGCGCCTGACGGCGGCCTGGGACAGTGTCGAGGGCAGCGTCGTGGCCCTGTCCGGGACGATCGGCGCCGGCACCGGAAGCACCACGGTGGCGTCGATGTTCCCGCCCGAGCAGCACGAGCTCGGCAGGTCGCTGATCGCGGACGTCGACGCCGCCCGCCACCTGGAGTTCAGCTTCACCGGGGAGGCGCACGGGCTGATCCCGCTGGCGATCGCGCGCAAGGCCGTGGCCGACGCCGAGCGGGCGGCCCGCGAGCTCGCCTCGGCCTTCGCGCCCGGAACGGATCCGACGGTGACCCGGGACGGTGTCCGGGTGGTGAACCTGGGACTGCGCCGGCGCGGCGATCAGGTCGGCCCGCCCGGCGTGCGCACCAGCTACGTCGAGCACGTGTGTTCCCTCGCGGCGGGGCAACGGTACGACCTGGAGGTGCAGATCGGCGCCGCCTGGCCGCAGAGCCTGGTGGTCGGCGAGCTGCCCTCCGTCGACATGTTGCTGCCCGACGACCGTCGCGGGCACGACCTGCACGTCGCCGTCTTCACCGACACGATGACGGTGGTGGGCGAAGCGACCCGGGTGCTGCGGCTGCCGCCGTCCGGGCCCTCCCCGGTGCTGACCTTCCCGCTGGTGGCCGGGGCGGCCGGCCCGGCGTGGGCCCGGGTGAGCCTCTACCACCGGGACAACCTTCTGCAGACTTTCCGGCTCGACCTGCTCGTCGAGGAGGCGGAGCGGACGCACCCGGGCATGGTGGCCTCGGCCGGCCTGCAGCACAGCGCCACCCGGGACTGGGGGAACCTCGGCGCACTCGGCCGGCGTGCCCTGTCGCTGACCGTCAACAGTGACGGCGCGCGGGGCCATCGGCTGTTCGTCAAGGGCGAGGACCTGGCCGTGACCCTGCCGATCGACCACGACCGCGGCGAGGAGGTCGCCCGGGAGGTACGGCAGATCCTCACCGCCAACGTGAACCGCGCGATCTCCTCCGCGGAGGCCCTCTGGCGCCTCGCCGTGCGGGGCAGCGACTTGTTCACCTTCCTGTTCGACCGCCTCCGGGAGGAGGCCGACGCGCTGGCCGCGGTGTGCCGGCGCGAGGACGAGACGCTGCAGATCATCCGCGCCGACCCGGCCGAGTCGGTGCCGTGGTCGCTGGTCTACGACTGGGATCTGCCGGACTTCCGCTACGGCGACGAGTCGCCGCCGGTCTGCTTCGGCCGCACCGAGGAGGGCCGGCGCTGCACGCACCACTCCACCGACGGCGTGGTCTGCGTGTACGGCTTCTGGGGCATCCGCCACCACGTCGAGGAGCTGCTGGCCGCGCCCCGCGAGACCGACCTGCCCGGTACGCTGCGGATCACCGAGCCGAGCGTGCTGGTGGCCCTCGGGGTGGATCCCGCGGCGACCGGCGACCTCGTCGGCCGGCTGTCGGCGGTCTTCCCGCCACCGAGGGTGCGGCACCTGGGCAGCACCGATCGGCTGCTGGACAGCCTGTTCAGCGCCGATCGCCCGGCGGTGGTGATCGTGCTGGGCCACCACAAGACCACCGATGTGGTGTCGGAACCGGTGGGCTCGCGGATCGCCCTGCGGACGGCGGACGGGTGGCTGCAGGCCAAGGAGATCACCCGGCGGCGCAGGCAGAACGGCTCCTGGCAGCCGCCCCAGTCCATCGTGATGCTGCTGTCCTGCGGGTCCGCGGCGCCGGCGCCGACCGCGATGAGCAGCTTCCTCGCCGCCCTCAACGGGGTGGGCGCCGGTGCGGTGCTGGGGACCGAGTGCGACGTCTATTCCGATCTCGCCGCCGACTTCGCCATCAACGTGCTGGCCGCCCTGGCCGGCGCCGAGCCGATCGGCCGGGCCCTGCCGTTCGCCGGAGCCGTCCGCGCCGCCCGGCACCGCATCGTCATCGACAAAGGGGACGCCCGTGGCCTCGCTTTCGCCGCGTTCGGGCCGGCCGAGCTCGCGCTGGTGCGTCAGTAGGCCCGGCCGGATCACCGGCACGATCCTGCTCGTCCTGGCGCTGGCCGGCGGGCCGCTGCTGGATGTTCCCGCAGCCGCGGCGGCCGACCTGATCGTGGTCAGCGACGGCACGACCGCCACGCTGCCGCCGAGGGCTTCGGCGATCGTCAGTTTCCCGCTGACCGCTGCCCCCGGTGTGCCGCTGGATCCCGCGCCCGAGGTCGCGGTGCAGCGGGTCCTGCTCGACAAGGAGCAGCTCGACGTGGCCGGCGCCGTCGAACCATGGATCACCGCCGCGGTGCCGGCCCTGGAACTCCGGGTCAGCACCGACCGGCTGGCCACACCCGGCGCGTACGAGATCCTGCTCTCGGTGACCCGCGGCGACCAGCGGCAGCTCGTCACGGTGACCCTGACCCGCCCGCCCGGCCGGGTGGTCACCCCGGCGACGGTCACTGTCAAACGGACCCTGCCGTTGCTCCCGGGCGGTACGACCGAGGAGCGACTGCCCCGGCTGACGGTGTTCGCCGCGTCGGGGACCCGGCTCGTCACCATGTCCGCGTTCCAGGTGGAACCGGACGACCCGCAGATCCGGGTCGGCACCGTCGCGGTTCCCGTCGAGCCGGGCGGCCACACCGACGTGCCGTACACCGTCGCCGGGACCGCCGGCCCCGGGACGGTGACCCGTACGGTGCAGATCTCCTCACCTCAGCTGAGCGACCCGGTCCCGGTCACCTTCTCGGTGACCACCCGGCGTCATCCCGGCCTCATCGCGGTGTTCCTGATCCTCGGCGTGCTGCTCGGTCTCGCCGTGCGGACCCTGCTTCCGCGAGCGGCCGCGTGGCGGGCCCGGGAGATCGACCGCAGGCAACTGGAGGCGGATCTGACCAGCCTCGCCGGACAGTACCCGGACGAGGAGTTCGGCGCCTTCCTCGCCGAGCGCCGAGCCGCCCTGCACGCGGCGCGCGGCGCCGGGGTGACGACCACAGCCGCCGCGATCCGCACCGCTGTCGCCCAGCGGCTGGAGGCGTTGCAGGCCGAGCTGACCGGGCTGGACGATCGGTACCGCGCCCCGGCGACGATCCTGCGCTCCGACTGGAGACTGCCGGCGAGCCTGGCCGATGGCGTCGGCGCGGCGCGCGCCGCCCTGGCGCGAGCGGACGCCGCCCTGGACGCCCGCAACCGGGGCGGCGCGCGGGACGCGCTGACGGACGTGGACCGGGCGGTCGACGACCTCGTCCGCGAAGCCGGCGACTGGGGTGCCCTGGCACTCGCCGGGCTCACCGACCTGGCGAACGCCCTCGGCGACCGCGACAAAGGGTCGCTCGGACAGCTGCGGACAGCCGTGCTGCTGGCCCGGAGCGGCGTGCCCGTGTCCGCCGTGGCCAGTCCCGCGACCACGGCGGACCTCGCCCGGCGCCTGCGCGAGGCGGACCAGACCGTGCAGCGCTTCGCGGCCCTGCGGCCCTACCTCAACGGTGTCGCCGAGGAGGCCGACCTGCTGGCGAAGACGCTCGCCGAGCACCAGCAGGACGTCGCGGACCTCACCGCGGCGACGCGGTCGGCTCGCGCCGGGGCCCGCGCCGCCGGCGACGACCCGGCCACGGCGGCGGAACCGCTCGCGCGGGTGATCTCCGAACTCGTCACGGCCGAGCAGGACGCCATCCGGCGTCCGCTGAGGGCCGCCCAGGAGCCAGCCGTGGACGCCATGCTGGCCAGCGGGGACATGGCGGGCGCGCTGCAGGTGGTACTCGGCAAGCTGGGCACCACGACGGCACCGACCAGTCCGGTGCTCCTGGGCGACGAGGCCACCACGATCATGGCGGCGACGCGTACGGTCTCCGAGGCCACGCCGGTGCCCCAGCCGCGGCTGGCGATCCTGCCGAACCGGTCCCCGGCGAGGGACCGGTGGAACGCGGCGAGCCGCGGCATCGTGCTGGCCGTCGCCGGGGCGGGCGTGCTGCTCGTGCACACGCTGGTCGCCGTGGCGATCGTGCTGCTCGTCGGCTACGGGCTGTTCCTGTCCAGCTGGACGGGAACGCTCAACGACGTGACGACGATCCTCGTCTGGGCCTTCGCCGTCGACGTCTCGATCGCCGGCCTCAGCGCTCTGCTGACTCCCACCCCGGCGAGGGCCGGATGACCGGAATGCTTTGATCTATCGATGATCGACGGGGACGGCATCATCGAGTACGGGTCGGCGGCGTTCCGGGCGGAGCACTGGCTGGTGCGATTCGTCGGTACCGACGACGGGCGGACGCTTCTGGCGGTCGACCACGGACGGGTCGACGTGATCGACATGGCAACCGGCGCGGTGACGACCGGGCCCCGGGTCAAGGCGGTGACCACCCACGCCGATGTGGTGGCGGTGGCGCCGGCGGACCGGCCGGACACCGTCACGCTGCTGACCCTGCCGGAGCTGACGCCGCGGGCGGAGTTCGACGCCGGCGGCCCGGTGTACCGGCTGGCGATGAGTGGCGGGACGATCGCGGCGCTCACCGCCGAGCCGTACACACTGGCCCTGATCGTGGACGGCACCACGCACCGGATCGACCTGCCCGACGAGGCGACCTGCCTCGCCCTGTCGCCGGACGGGACGCTGGCCGCGGTCGGGACGAACAAGGGTCGTACCGGGAACGTGCTGCTCGTGGACGTGCCGACCGGGACTGTCCGGCACACGCTGACCGGGCCCCGCGCGCCGGTCACCGCGGTGGCCGTCTCCGCGGCGCACGACGTGGTGGTGGCGGCGGCCGGGCCGCGGGTGCTCGGCTGGACGCCGAGCGCGAAGAAGCCGAAGGCCACGAGCCTGTGGGTGTCGCCGAAGGACGGCGCGTCGCTGGCCGGGATCACCCCGTCCGGGCGGCTGATCGCCTACTCCTGGAAGGGGTCGACAGCGGCCGTCGATCCGTCGACCGGGACCGTCGACTGGGAGATCGACTCGTACGGCCCGGTTCTGGTCCACGGCGAGCGGGTCGTCTCGGTCCGGTTCGGCGACTGCCGCGAGCTCGACCCGTCGACCGGGGCGGTGCGGCACACCTGGACGCACCGCGGATACATGACCCGGTTGTCCGCCGTCGGCGACACTGTCGTCGGAAGTGGCCGGGACTCCCGCCCGATGCTGTTGCGGCCCGGTACGACAGAGGTTCCCGAGTTGGGCGACGGGCACTCCCGGTCCGTCGTCGCCGTGTCGTTCGACGGCGACCGGTTCGCCACGACCGGCGAGGACAACCGGGTCTGCGTGTGGCAGCGGGGCCGGCCGGCACCGCTGTTCACCGCGACGATCGACGTGCCGACCGTCGCCCGTTACCACGGCGTCGCGCTGGACGGCGGGACGCTGTTCGCCGGCGACCGGGAACGCCTGCTGCGGTTCACCGTCGGTGACCCGGAGCCAGCGGCCCGCAGCGAGCGGCTGGACGGCAACGTGGTGGCCGCGGCATCGCTGACCGACCGGGGCGAGGTGCTGGTCGCCTGCTCGAAGGGGTACCGCAACGGCGTGTTCTACCGGCTCGACGCGCTGACCCTGGAGGTCCGCGCGCAGGCCAAGGCGCCGTACGTGCTCGGGACGATCGCGTACACGCCGGGGTCCGCCACCTTCGACCTGCGCTGGGCGACCGGGTTCCGGACCTACGAGATCAAGGGATTCGCCGAGACCGGCGGGTGCGAGCACGGCGGCTACCGCTCGCGGCTCTACGTGACACCCGACCACACGCTGCTGGTCACCCTGGACAGTCGCGAGGAGACCGCGACACTGCGGGTGCTGGACATCGCCGCGCGCACCGAACTGCACGACGCGATCACCATCCCGGCCGTGACCGGCGACGCCTGCATGTCCGCCGCCGGCCTGCTGACGACCGGGCACGCCGACGCGGTCCGCCTGTGGGACGTCCGGTCCGGCACCCTCGCCGGCGTGCTGCCGTTGCGCACGCCGGCCGGCTGGGGCGCCGCCGTGCGCTGGACACCCGGCGAGACCGCGGTGCTGGTCAGCCACTCGTCCGGCGGCCTGCAGGAGGTGCCGGCCTCGGTGATCGGGTAGGCGGCACTGCTCCCGCCGCGATGTCGGCCGCCATGACCAACGAAGACGGATACGGGATCGCGTCCCCTGCCCTTGTCGTGACCGGCGGCAGTCAGCGCGAGCCGCCCGCTGACGCGTCGCGGGAGAAACCGGTGACGTAGGCGTCGATCTCGGCCAGTACCGCCCTCTTGCCCGGGTCGTCGAGGAACGAGTACCGCACGGCCTGGCGGGCCAGTTCGGCGACCCCGCGCTCGTCCAGGCCGAGGAGCTCCGCGGCCACCTGGTACTCGCGGTTCAAGGTGGTGGCGAACATCGGCGGGTCGTCGGAGTTGATGGTCACCGGGACACCCGCCGCCACCAGCCGCGGTAACGGATGCTCGGCCAGCGACGGCACCGAGCGGGTGCGGACGTTGGAGGTCGGGCAGACCTCCAACGCGATGTCGTGCTCGCGCAGGTGTGCCATCAGTTCGGGGTCTCCGGCCGCCGCGATGCCGTGGCCGATACGTTCCGCGCCCAGGTGGCGCACCGCTTCCCAGACGGACTCCGGCCCGGTCGACTCGCCGGCGTGCGGGACGCTGCGCAGCCCGGCTGCCCGGGCGGCGGCGAAGTGGCCGGCGTACCGGGCGCGGGAGATGCCGGCCTCCGGGCCGCCCAGCCCGAAGCTGACCAGCCCGTCCGGGCGCTGCTCGAGTGCCACGTCGAGGGTGACGTCGGCGCCCGTCATGGTCGGCTCGCCGGGGATGTCGAAGCACCAGCGCAGCTGGATGCCGTGGTCGCGGGCGGCCCGCAGCCGGGCGTCCTCCACCGCTTCGCAGTACGCCTCGGCCGGGATGCCGCGCGCGATCGACGAGTACGGGGTCAGCGTCAGCTCGGCGTACCGCACCGACTGGGCGGCGAGCCCGGCGCCGATGTCGTAGGTGAGCGTGGCCACGTCCGCGGCGTCGCGGATCAGGTCCACCACCGACAGGTACACCTCGACGAAGTGCGCGAAGTCGGTGAACGTGAAGTACTCGGCCAGCAGCGCCGGGTCGGCCGGCACCGCTGTGCTCCCGGCGTGCCGCTCGGCCAGGCCGGCCACGGTCCGCGGTGTCGCCGACCCGATGTGGTGGACGTGCAGTTCCACCTTGGGCAGGCCGGCGATGAAGTCGGTCAGGTCCGATGCCACGTGCATGACCCCCAGAACGAACTCGGCCGCCGGGGGCGGACACCTCCCAGCGGGAGGCGCCCTTGCGACAGTGGAACGAGCCGAGCGTGGCGGATCATCATCCGTCGCAGCGCCTCTCGACCCGCCCCGGCACGCTAACAAGACCACTCGGCCCCGACAACCCCGTTCCACCCAGCCCAATCGGGACGACGGGACGCGCGGCCGAGAAATCCGGGACCGCTTCCGCTCTCGGGCTGACGGTACCGTCAGCCGATGGATGACAGGTTGGCGAGCCTGGCCGCTCTGCTCCGGGACCGCGATGACGTCGAGCAGCGGATTGCCGGGATCACCCAGCGGTCCGCACGGCAGGGCGACGTCGGGGAGTTCATCGCGGCGTGTGTCTTCGACATCGAGCTGGCGCCGTCCGCGGTTCAGGCCGGTCACGACGGGTGGTTCCGTTCCGGCCCTCTCGAGGGCCGCACGGTGAACATCAAGACGTACGGCAGCGCGGCCGACGGGATCGACATCAGCTCACACTCTTGCGATTACTACCTCGTCCTGAGCGGACCGCCGAAGCCGGCTGGGGCCGTCTCGCACCGTCGCTGGTCGATCTGGGCGGTGTACCTGTTCGACAGGCAGCGGCTGCTCGCCGAGTTCACCGACCGCGGCGTCAAGGTCGGTGTCGCGACCAGCGTACGGGCCGGGGACCTGACGGCCGCCCGGCTCTATCCCGTGCCAGGCGAGAACGCCCCGTTTCACCTCACCGCCGAGCAGCAAGCGACGCTGGCGTTGTTCACGTGAGGGGCAGGCGCAAATGTCCCCGGCGGCGGGCCCGTCCGCCGAAGGCTCGCTGACCAGGTAGACGAGCGGTTGATCGCGCCCGGTCCCGACAACCCCGTTCCCGATCAACCCCATTTCCGGTACGGGTGGGAGCGCCCCGCCGTACCGGAAATGGGGTTGATCCGGATCGTCGAAATGCTGATAGGGTTCCGGGCGTGAACACCGGACCGGCCTCGAGCCACGCACGGATTGGCGACCCGGTGGATCGCTGACCGCCCCTCGATCGGCACGCGGACCGCCGCGACGACAGGACTCCCCCTGTCGATGTCGATTACGAAGTGCGAGGTCAGCTCCATTGTCAGCCACCTTCAATCACACCATCATCGCGTCCCGGGACCGTGCCGAGTCGGCGCGTTTCTATCGGGAGCTGCTGGAGGCTCCGGCGGCTCCGTCGTGGGGGCCGTTCACCAACATTCAGCTCGACGACGGGGTGCTGTTGCAGTTCGCCGAACCGCCGGTGGACATTCAGATGCAGCATTACGCGTTTCTGCTGGACGACGACCTGTTCGACAGGGCATTGGCCCGGCTGCGGGATTCCGGGATCGAGCACTGGGCGGATCCACAGATGCGCCGGCCCGGGGAGATCAACAATGAGCACGGCGGCCGGGGTGTCTATTTCAAGGATCCCGCCGGTCACGCGGTCGAACTGATCACCCGCCCCTATCTCTGACCGGCCGTCGCCGGGGGCCACGCCGGCGATGGCCGGCGTGGCCCCCGGCGGGTCGGCTCACCGGCCGGGTGTCGGATCAGCGGCCGATGCCTCCAGCAACCCCGCGGCCGGGGATAGCGTCTCCTCGATCGGCCGTCTCGGCGAGGAGGCGCGGCATGAGCAGCACCGGGCATCCGGCCCGCGCCCGGCTCGCCGAAGTGCTGGTGAACCGGGCCGACGGGTTCGCCCGGCGCGGCACCGGATACCTGGTCGCGCCCGGCCTGGTCCTCACCGCGGCGCACGTGGTCGCGGGCGCGCGGACTGTCGCGGTGTGGCTGGGTTCGCCCCGGGAGCTGGAGACCGCCGACGGCATCGGCGTCGACCTCGCCGCGACGCTGCTGGACCCGGAGGCGGACCTGGCGCTGCTGCCGCTGTCCCGCTCACCGGCCGGCGTCGAGCCGGTCCTGCTGGGCCGGCTGGACCGGGAGCTGCCCGAGCCGGTCCCGGCGGTGTTCGCCGGGTTCCCCCGTTTCAAGGTGCGTCCGGCGCCCGGGCGTCCCGGGGTGCTGCTCCGCGAGTTGCGGCTGGCGACCGGCTGGATCAACCCCGGTTCGGACGCCAAGACCGGCACCCTGGAGCTGGCCGTGCGCGAGCCGCCCGCGGAGGACCCCCAGCCCCGGGAACATTCGCCCTGGGAGGGCATGTCCGGCGCGGCCGTCTGGGTCTCCGGCCGGCTGATCGGGGTGGTCGGCCAGCACCATCCGGGCGAGGGGCTGGCGGTGCTGACCGTACGCCCGCTGACCGCGCTGTTCGACGGCCCGGACCCGGACCGCTGGCGGGCGGCGTTGCCCCAGCTCGGCCCGTCCGCCGCGGAACTCTTCCCGGCCACGCCGCCGGCCGCCCGCCACCTGAAGTTGCGCGGCGCCAGCGACCTGATCGCCGAGTTCATGCCGCCGGTGCTGATCGGCCGGCAGGCCGAGCTGGACGAGCTGGCCGGGTTCGCCACGTCCGGGCGGTGGCGGTGGGTGCGGGGCGAGGCCTTCACCGGCAAGAGCGCGCTGCTGTCCTGGTTCGCGCTGCATCCGCCCGAGGGCGTCGACGTGGCGGCGTTCGCGCTGCGCAGCACTACCGCGCAGGCCGACGCGGCCACCGTGCTGAGCCTGCTGAACCCGCAGCTCGCCGCCCTGGCGATGCGGCCGGACCCGAAGGAGTCGGGCGTCGTCTGGGAGCGGACGCGCGAGTTCCTCACTCTGCTGGCCGAGGCCGGCGAGGCCGGCCGGCAGCGTGGGCGGCGGCTGCTGGTCCTGATCGACGGGCTCGACGAGGATCTGACCCGGGAGAGCGGGCTCGCCGTCGCCGCCTGGCTGCCCGACGAGCGGACCCTGCCGGCCGGCGCCTGCCTGCTGGTCTCCAGCCGCAGCGGGGTGGCGGTGCCGGTTCCCGCCGGCCATCCGCTGTGGAACGCGGTCACCGTGCTGGAGCCGTCCGAGGTGGCGGCCGACATCGAGCAGATCGCCGCGCGGGAGATCAGGCAGGTCCGGCAGGGCCGGGACGAGACCACCGCGCTGCTGGGCTTCCTGACCGTCGCGTACGGCGGGTTGAGCCCGGCCGAGCTGGCTCTGCTGGTACGCCGGCGCGGCGGTGGCCCGCTCGACGCCGTCGCCGTGTCCGACCGGCTGGAGGGGCTGCTGGGACGGACCGTGTCGCGCACCCAGGACCCGGACGGGCTGGCCGCGGACCTCCGGGTGTTCAGCCATGCCGCGCTCCGCGGTGGCAGCGCCCGGCAGCTGGCCGGGGTGCTCGACGATTACCGGCACACCATCGACGAGCTGGCCGCCGAGTACCGGGAGCGGGGCTGGCCCGGGGACACGCCACGGTACCTGCTCCGGGCGTACCCCAGGCAGTTGGTTGTCGAGGCCGACGGCCTCCCGCCCGGTGACCAGCGGCGCGCGAGCATCGTGGCGATCCTGACCGCGCTGGTCGACTCGCCGGCGCGGGGCGCGCGGCTGCTGGAACGCATCGGGCATCCGGCCGCCCACAACGACGAGATCACGGCCGTGCAGGAGCTCTTGCTGCGCTCGGCGGAACCGGGCGAGGCGCTGCTCCGGCGGCTGCTGGCGCTGTCGCTGGCCCGGCACCCGATCGCCGGCGGCATGGCGAAGGTGGCGCGCGAGATCGCGCCGATCTGGGTGCGGACCGGGCGGGCGCGGCCGGCGCACGCCTTCGCGCGCGCGGTCCAGGACCGCGTGGAACGGGACTTCGCGCTGCGGGCGGTGGGGGTCGCCGCCGCCGGGCAGCCCGGCGAGCTGGCCCTG
This window of the Actinoplanes oblitus genome carries:
- a CDS encoding DUF6998 domain-containing protein; this translates as MDDRLASLAALLRDRDDVEQRIAGITQRSARQGDVGEFIAACVFDIELAPSAVQAGHDGWFRSGPLEGRTVNIKTYGSAADGIDISSHSCDYYLVLSGPPKPAGAVSHRRWSIWAVYLFDRQRLLAEFTDRGVKVGVATSVRAGDLTAARLYPVPGENAPFHLTAEQQATLALFT
- a CDS encoding VOC family protein gives rise to the protein MSATFNHTIIASRDRAESARFYRELLEAPAAPSWGPFTNIQLDDGVLLQFAEPPVDIQMQHYAFLLDDDLFDRALARLRDSGIEHWADPQMRRPGEINNEHGGRGVYFKDPAGHAVELITRPYL